Proteins from one Clostridium cellulovorans 743B genomic window:
- a CDS encoding LuxR C-terminal-related transcriptional regulator — translation MYQESSLINTKLNIPILSSKVIKRTNLFKKLNSFLDYRLILVTAPAGYGKTTLITSWLSEKKKNKSTVAWLSLGEEDNEAECFWSYFFLSVYKKISEINHCIEDSKSFYNESATFNNLYLSHFINTIAKINEGIIIVIDDFHLITNDKIIENMKFLIKNMPDNMHLLLISRNLPQLGLPRLRAADSVLEINQYDLCFTPEETTEFFEKVSGTKFTYDIYHKVWSESEGWIAGIQMIGLSMKNSSRNITGDQDGKNNKFVFEYIAEEVFLSLEEDTKKFLLYTSIIDEFSCALCDYLLDINNSSELIKEIEKANLFLVSIDNEQSCFRYHNLFRNFLRKQLEKLGIETIHKLFNKVARWYENSNQLNKAVESYIKGKNFHKAVSIIEQLSGEIACRGEARVLHKWNQLLPIDIVKSNTRLIMNSAWAMVAEGDIGKVSEYIKMVQACEAVSFLKRSKGDEERDSQVRVEILALNSSANLTIINEVEEIITDCEKAIPYLNEEEFLTQLIFFNIARAYFLKGELGKAIHYFQKSLERSIKTKETYFRILTNKALTIYKKLQGNYKEAKQELEELISSLKVNGDVISPVLGILYAELADIHYQWNEIDKAMELAREGLALGLAGEDSWVIAENNLILAKLYNATNFHKEYQEIVDKTKKYLTDNKFFDTSLKFDSFNAEIMLSKGKVNPVLAWLSDIAPVISDDLIAIYPEVFIVKVKLYIYENQFDKARELISTIDKNVEKYQLNKVLVETKILSAKVYKKLGYIAKAISEIEKAMELSWQQKITRIFLDEGSWMEDMLKKLKNRLSGDDVSLYLDYLLVSFNSTSEIIIAVEDELLSKREIEILQSLEQGATNSEIAEKSFVSINTVKTHLLNIYTKLDVHSRTRAVVKAKELKLI, via the coding sequence ATGTATCAAGAAAGTTCATTAATCAATACAAAACTCAATATTCCAATATTAAGTTCAAAGGTGATTAAGAGGACAAACTTATTTAAAAAGTTAAATAGTTTTCTTGATTATAGACTTATATTAGTAACTGCTCCAGCAGGATATGGAAAGACCACCCTAATAACTTCTTGGCTTTCTGAGAAGAAAAAGAATAAATCTACAGTAGCTTGGCTATCATTAGGTGAAGAGGATAACGAAGCAGAATGCTTTTGGAGTTATTTCTTTTTATCAGTATATAAAAAAATATCAGAAATCAATCACTGTATTGAAGATAGCAAAAGTTTTTATAATGAGTCTGCTACTTTTAATAATCTATATCTATCTCATTTTATAAATACTATAGCCAAGATTAATGAGGGAATAATTATAGTTATTGATGATTTTCATCTGATTACCAATGATAAGATAATTGAAAATATGAAATTTCTTATAAAGAATATGCCTGATAACATGCATCTTCTGTTGATTAGTAGAAATCTTCCACAGCTTGGACTTCCTAGACTTAGAGCTGCAGATAGTGTTCTTGAAATAAATCAGTATGATTTGTGTTTTACACCAGAGGAAACTACTGAGTTTTTTGAAAAGGTTTCTGGGACAAAGTTCACTTACGATATATACCACAAGGTATGGAGTGAATCAGAAGGTTGGATTGCTGGAATTCAAATGATAGGTTTATCAATGAAGAATAGCAGTAGAAATATTACAGGAGATCAGGACGGGAAAAATAATAAGTTTGTATTTGAATACATAGCAGAAGAAGTATTTTTAAGTTTAGAAGAGGACACTAAAAAGTTCCTTTTATATACTTCTATTATTGATGAATTTTCTTGTGCTCTTTGTGATTACCTATTAGATATTAATAATAGTAGTGAACTTATAAAAGAAATAGAAAAAGCAAATCTTTTCTTAGTGAGTATTGATAATGAACAAAGTTGTTTTCGATACCATAACTTATTTAGAAACTTTTTAAGAAAACAGCTGGAGAAGTTAGGGATTGAGACAATACATAAGCTATTTAATAAGGTAGCTAGATGGTATGAAAATAGCAATCAGCTAAATAAAGCTGTAGAAAGTTATATAAAAGGCAAAAATTTCCATAAGGCTGTTTCAATTATTGAACAACTTAGTGGTGAGATAGCGTGTAGAGGAGAAGCGAGGGTGCTTCATAAATGGAATCAATTGCTTCCTATTGATATAGTTAAGAGTAATACAAGGTTAATTATGAATAGTGCTTGGGCTATGGTTGCAGAGGGGGACATAGGTAAGGTATCAGAATACATTAAAATGGTTCAAGCTTGTGAGGCGGTAAGTTTTCTCAAAAGGTCTAAAGGTGATGAAGAGAGAGATTCCCAAGTGAGAGTGGAAATATTGGCATTGAATTCTTCTGCAAATCTTACAATAATCAATGAAGTCGAAGAGATAATCACTGACTGTGAAAAGGCAATTCCATATTTAAATGAGGAAGAATTTTTAACTCAGCTTATTTTCTTTAATATAGCGAGGGCATATTTTCTTAAGGGTGAGCTTGGAAAAGCAATACATTATTTTCAAAAATCTTTAGAAAGAAGCATAAAGACTAAAGAAACATATTTTAGAATATTAACAAATAAGGCCCTAACTATATATAAAAAACTGCAAGGAAATTATAAAGAAGCTAAACAGGAACTTGAGGAATTAATTTCAAGCTTGAAAGTAAATGGGGATGTAATATCTCCTGTGTTAGGGATTTTGTATGCAGAGTTAGCAGATATACATTATCAATGGAATGAAATTGATAAAGCAATGGAATTGGCCAGAGAAGGTTTAGCCTTAGGTCTTGCTGGTGAAGATAGTTGGGTAATAGCCGAAAATAACTTAATCCTTGCAAAGTTATATAATGCTACGAACTTTCATAAGGAGTATCAGGAGATAGTCGATAAAACTAAAAAATATTTAACTGATAATAAGTTTTTTGATACAAGTCTAAAGTTCGATAGCTTTAATGCAGAAATTATGCTTAGCAAAGGAAAGGTTAATCCAGTTTTGGCTTGGTTAAGTGATATAGCACCAGTAATATCAGATGATTTAATAGCAATTTATCCAGAGGTTTTTATTGTGAAGGTAAAGCTTTACATTTATGAGAATCAATTTGATAAAGCAAGAGAATTGATAAGTACTATTGATAAAAACGTTGAAAAGTATCAGTTGAATAAAGTGCTAGTAGAGACAAAGATATTAAGTGCAAAAGTTTATAAGAAATTAGGATATATAGCTAAAGCTATTAGTGAAATAGAAAAAGCAATGGAATTATCATGGCAACAAAAGATAACTAGGATTTTTTTAGATGAGGGAAGCTGGATGGAGGATATGTTAAAAAAACTTAAGAATAGGCTCAGCGGGGATGATGTAAGCTTATACCTGGACTATTTATTAGTTAGTTTTAATAGTACCTCTGAAATTATTATTGCTGTAGAAGATGAATTATTAAGCAAAAGAGAAATCGAAATTCTTCAATCTTTAGAGCAAGGAGCTACAAATTCAGAGATAGCAGAAAAGTCTTTTGTTTCTATAAACACTGTGAAAACGCATCTTCTAAATATTTATACAAAGCTTGATGTTCACAGCAGAACAAGGGCTGTAGTTAAGGCTAAAGAGTTAAAGTTAATATAA
- a CDS encoding NUDIX hydrolase, with the protein MNETGLLAGRTKMDWYAEMAGMICTVRAAALIIKDNNFLAAKSPDYDCYYTVGGGVQINETSEEAIIREIYEETGYRLEIDKLAFVQERFYEVDKHRYHEIVFFYLMIDSDDVNISDSSFTDLPKETLHWLPLDDLNKINLVPEFLKNKSFNNISNVEHIISKE; encoded by the coding sequence ATGAATGAAACAGGGTTACTTGCCGGCAGAACAAAAATGGATTGGTATGCAGAAATGGCAGGGATGATATGTACCGTAAGAGCAGCTGCTCTGATTATCAAAGATAATAATTTTCTTGCAGCAAAAAGTCCAGACTATGATTGCTATTACACAGTTGGCGGAGGTGTTCAAATTAATGAAACCTCGGAAGAAGCCATTATTCGAGAAATTTATGAGGAAACAGGCTACAGGCTTGAAATAGATAAACTTGCGTTTGTTCAAGAACGGTTTTATGAAGTAGATAAGCACCGTTATCATGAAATAGTTTTCTTTTACTTGATGATAGATAGTGATGATGTGAACATTTCAGATAGCAGTTTCACAGATTTGCCAAAAGAAACTTTGCACTGGTTGCCTTTAGATGATTTAAATAAAATCAACTTAGTTCCAGAATTTCTTAAGAACAAGTCATTTAACAATATATCCAATGTAGAACATATCATCTCAAAGGAATAG
- a CDS encoding SDR family NAD(P)-dependent oxidoreductase yields the protein MKVFKDKVAIITGAASGIGSAIAERCAYEGMKVVLADIDEGALRNTEKVIKSIGVETLSVRCDVSKENDIRVLAEKTLEAFGEVCLLFNNAGVATGTLLWENTTADWQWVLGVNLWGLINSTKTFVPIMLKQNKECHIVNVASIAGFTACPGNGIYSVSKHAIVNFSETLYYEMKLANAPIDVSVVCPGFVNTQLMNSERNRPSDLMNSLDSTSYGPQKQMFEKIFHDGVLSGISPEQVVEEIFQAIPNKKFYILTHKESKDLIRKRMEDILNENNPTIYF from the coding sequence ATGAAGGTATTTAAAGATAAAGTAGCAATAATAACTGGAGCAGCTAGTGGAATTGGCTCAGCTATAGCAGAACGTTGTGCTTATGAAGGAATGAAAGTTGTTTTGGCAGATATTGATGAAGGAGCATTAAGAAACACTGAAAAAGTAATTAAATCTATTGGGGTAGAAACTTTATCTGTAAGGTGTGATGTATCAAAAGAAAATGATATTCGAGTACTAGCTGAAAAAACCTTGGAAGCCTTTGGAGAAGTATGCTTGCTGTTTAATAATGCTGGTGTAGCTACAGGGACTCTCTTATGGGAAAATACTACTGCTGATTGGCAATGGGTTCTCGGGGTGAATCTATGGGGATTAATTAATTCTACAAAAACATTTGTTCCAATTATGCTTAAACAAAATAAGGAGTGTCACATAGTTAATGTAGCATCAATTGCAGGATTTACAGCATGCCCTGGAAACGGGATATATAGCGTATCAAAACACGCAATAGTTAACTTTTCTGAGACATTATATTATGAAATGAAATTAGCTAATGCTCCAATTGATGTATCTGTTGTTTGTCCTGGCTTTGTAAATACTCAGCTTATGAATTCTGAGCGAAATCGCCCTAGTGATTTAATGAATTCTTTAGATAGTACGAGCTATGGACCACAAAAGCAGATGTTTGAAAAAATATTTCATGATGGAGTGCTAAGTGGAATATCACCTGAACAGGTTGTAGAAGAGATTTTTCAAGCAATCCCAAATAAAAAATTTTATATTTTAACACATAAAGAAAGCAAGGATTTAATAAGAAAGCGAATGGAAGATATTTTAAATGAAAATAATCCTACTATTTATTTTTAA
- a CDS encoding phytoene desaturase family protein: MKKIIIIGAGISGLSAGCYGQMKGYETEIFELQGTVGGLCTTWNRKGYLIDGCIDWLIGINPDNYLYDSWKELGVFEGDGFIQHDYSMQVEDGLGKKLILYSDINKLEEHLLQLSPIDEPLIKELSEAIRISAFSSKTVKPVFNKKFATMSLYDFLQQFKDRFLREALGVTLIPLQPKEYPVGTFIFRHSFYNRKDASWSIGGSLAFAQRIENKYKALGGKINYRVEVQEVIVKDNKAVGVRLADGSEHYADYVISTIDGYKTVFDLLKGKYLNDEIKQLFNEEKDLPSSMQISLGIHCDLSEEPHNIVLKLKEPFVVGDKINSYLYLKQFSFDKLMCKPGKSVITSIIETDYEYWDDLHKDIYKYNLEKERLCEIFIKIIEERFPQVKGKIEVTDVATPVTYNRYTGVWKGSYLGWWNMSATTLPAVLPGLENFYIAGQWAEALGGLPISMMTGKGVITKISEI, from the coding sequence TTGAAGAAGATAATTATAATTGGAGCAGGAATTAGTGGGCTTTCTGCTGGATGTTATGGTCAAATGAAGGGATATGAGACAGAAATATTCGAGCTTCAGGGTACAGTAGGTGGTTTGTGTACTACTTGGAATAGGAAAGGTTATTTGATAGATGGATGTATAGATTGGTTAATTGGAATAAATCCAGACAATTATTTGTATGATTCTTGGAAGGAACTTGGTGTCTTCGAGGGTGATGGTTTTATCCAACATGATTATTCTATGCAGGTAGAAGATGGATTGGGGAAAAAGCTTATTTTATATAGTGATATAAACAAGCTAGAAGAACATTTGCTTCAGTTGTCGCCTATAGATGAGCCGTTAATTAAAGAATTGTCAGAAGCTATAAGAATATCAGCATTTTCTAGTAAAACTGTAAAGCCTGTGTTTAATAAAAAATTTGCTACTATGTCTTTATATGATTTTCTTCAGCAGTTTAAGGATAGATTTTTAAGAGAAGCCTTAGGGGTCACTTTAATTCCTTTACAACCAAAGGAATACCCAGTTGGAACATTTATTTTTAGGCATTCTTTTTATAACCGAAAGGATGCTAGTTGGTCTATTGGTGGTTCTCTTGCCTTTGCACAAAGAATTGAAAATAAGTACAAGGCATTAGGTGGAAAAATAAATTATAGAGTAGAAGTACAGGAAGTTATAGTTAAAGATAATAAAGCTGTAGGCGTAAGATTAGCTGATGGTTCTGAACATTATGCTGACTATGTCATTTCAACAATAGATGGTTATAAAACTGTTTTTGATTTGCTCAAGGGTAAGTATTTAAATGATGAAATTAAGCAGCTTTTCAACGAGGAAAAAGATTTACCTAGTTCAATGCAAATATCTTTGGGAATCCATTGCGATTTATCGGAAGAACCTCATAACATAGTATTGAAATTAAAGGAGCCCTTTGTGGTTGGCGACAAAATTAATTCTTATCTATATTTAAAGCAATTTTCTTTTGATAAGTTAATGTGTAAACCGGGGAAATCTGTGATAACTTCAATTATTGAAACTGATTATGAATATTGGGACGACCTTCATAAGGATATTTATAAGTATAACTTAGAAAAGGAAAGGCTTTGCGAAATATTTATAAAAATAATTGAAGAAAGATTTCCACAGGTGAAAGGAAAAATCGAAGTTACTGATGTTGCTACGCCAGTAACTTATAATAGATATACTGGAGTTTGGAAAGGTTCGTATTTGGGATGGTGGAACATGTCTGCTACTACTCTTCCAGCTGTTTTACCAGGTCTTGAAAATTTCTATATTGCTGGACAATGGGCAGAAGCTTTAGGCGGGCTTCCAATCAGTATGATGACAGGAAAAGGAGTTATCACAAAAATAAGCGAAATTTAA
- a CDS encoding ABC transporter ATP-binding protein — MIHLEEVSREFKSYKKEPGFKGAVKALFSKETVVKTAVDKVSFHIAEGEMVGYIGANGAGKSTTIKIMTGILVPTSGKCTVAGVVPYENRQKNAEKIGVVFGQRTQLWWDLPLTETYSILKEIYNVSDEDFKERMEFLNKVLDLDEFINSAVRTLSLGQRMRADLAASLLHNPKVLFLDEPTIGLDVVVKENMRKAIKEINQKYKTTVILTTHDLTDIEELCDRIIIIDKGKKIYDGSIEKIKREYGNKRILEMYVKNIKETSEIDVAKEFKLSAEECKTWTNDNSILVEFDKNKINMPEIVAYVMSKVQIVDMKIKETDIEDIVKMIYGHEVKL, encoded by the coding sequence ATGATTCATTTAGAGGAAGTTTCAAGAGAGTTTAAAAGCTACAAAAAAGAACCAGGCTTTAAAGGTGCTGTTAAAGCTCTCTTTTCAAAGGAAACTGTAGTGAAAACAGCTGTTGATAAAGTTAGTTTTCATATTGCTGAGGGGGAAATGGTTGGCTATATAGGTGCCAATGGTGCTGGAAAGTCTACAACTATAAAAATTATGACAGGAATTCTTGTACCAACAAGTGGCAAATGTACAGTAGCTGGAGTTGTTCCTTATGAAAACAGACAAAAGAATGCTGAGAAAATTGGCGTTGTATTTGGTCAAAGAACTCAACTTTGGTGGGACCTTCCCCTTACAGAGACCTATTCTATATTAAAGGAAATATATAACGTCTCCGATGAAGATTTCAAAGAGAGAATGGAATTCTTAAATAAAGTATTAGATTTAGATGAGTTTATTAATTCAGCAGTAAGAACTTTATCTTTAGGACAAAGGATGAGAGCAGATTTAGCAGCATCATTACTTCATAATCCTAAGGTGCTTTTCTTGGACGAGCCTACTATAGGTCTAGATGTAGTAGTAAAAGAAAACATGAGAAAAGCAATAAAGGAAATCAATCAAAAATATAAAACCACTGTAATTCTTACAACTCATGATTTGACTGATATCGAAGAACTTTGTGATAGGATAATTATTATAGATAAAGGAAAGAAAATTTACGACGGAAGTATTGAGAAGATAAAAAGAGAATATGGAAATAAGCGTATTCTTGAAATGTATGTTAAAAATATAAAAGAAACTTCAGAAATTGATGTTGCTAAGGAATTTAAGCTTTCAGCTGAGGAATGTAAAACATGGACAAATGATAATAGCATTTTAGTAGAGTTTGATAAAAATAAAATAAATATGCCTGAGATTGTGGCTTATGTTATGTCAAAGGTTCAAATAGTAGATATGAAGATAAAAGAAACGGACATTGAGGATATTGTAAAGATGATTTATGGTCATGAGGTGAAGCTATGA
- a CDS encoding ABC transporter permease, translated as MNPIKKIVKTYIPFTKVTIQRMMAYRVNFFLRILIDVFRMFIVYYLWKAIFMNSENPVLSGFTADQMIIYIFISLITARIIDNNIDVGIGFEVKEGIIAMNLIKPLNYKLTLFFNTLGGVFFNVFVISIPMWIGIVVIRFTTLGELPPNITTIFCYVVSALLGFIIMFLFNFCFGLLSFYVTNLWGIVNLKGASIMFLSGQLIPLVFFPEWFQKLLQFIPFGSVNYVPVMIYLQKINGSALVKALIIQMVWVFVLWFLSVAFWNKAVKRLVVLGG; from the coding sequence ATGAATCCAATAAAAAAAATAGTGAAGACATATATACCTTTCACCAAAGTTACTATTCAAAGGATGATGGCTTACAGGGTTAATTTTTTTCTCCGTATTTTAATAGATGTATTTAGAATGTTCATAGTGTATTATCTATGGAAGGCTATTTTTATGAATTCTGAAAATCCTGTTTTGAGTGGTTTCACTGCTGATCAGATGATTATTTATATATTTATAAGCCTTATTACTGCACGCATAATAGATAACAACATAGATGTTGGTATAGGGTTTGAGGTAAAAGAAGGAATTATAGCTATGAATTTAATAAAGCCTTTAAATTATAAGCTAACATTATTTTTTAATACCCTAGGGGGAGTTTTCTTTAATGTTTTTGTTATTTCTATACCAATGTGGATAGGAATCGTAGTGATTAGATTTACAACTTTAGGAGAGTTACCACCTAATATAACAACTATCTTTTGTTATGTTGTTAGCGCATTATTAGGATTTATTATAATGTTTCTATTCAATTTTTGTTTTGGATTATTATCATTTTATGTTACAAACCTGTGGGGAATAGTAAACCTAAAGGGTGCTTCTATAATGTTCTTATCGGGACAATTGATTCCGCTGGTTTTCTTTCCAGAATGGTTTCAGAAGTTATTGCAGTTTATTCCCTTTGGATCAGTAAACTATGTGCCTGTTATGATATATTTACAAAAGATAAATGGCAGTGCTCTGGTGAAAGCTCTTATAATTCAAATGGTTTGGGTTTTTGTATTGTGGTTTTTAAGTGTAGCATTTTGGAATAAAGCTGTAAAAAGATTAGTAGTACTTGGAGGTTAA
- a CDS encoding ABC transporter permease, which yields MLRRYSRLYIKFVSQYFKSLMEYKIDFLVGCLGFFVAQASGIVFIYLVFQNIPDLNGWDFYQIVFIYAFAQLPRGIDHLFTDNLWILGGWVILRGELDKYLLRPINPLFHFLAEKFQLEALGELVIGIILMVIAGNKLNLHLNALDIILFIILVFAGALIYTAIKLFAASLSFWIKNSQSLLNFIYNVSDFAKYPLSIYSLSIKIILILIVSFAFTAYFPAAYFVNKESFVTGVLGTVAASIISFTIAYFTWIKGMKNYEGAGN from the coding sequence ATGTTAAGAAGATACTCACGATTATATATAAAATTTGTTTCACAGTATTTTAAGTCCCTAATGGAATATAAAATTGATTTTCTTGTAGGGTGCTTGGGTTTCTTCGTAGCCCAAGCTTCTGGGATAGTTTTTATTTATTTGGTTTTTCAAAACATTCCAGATTTAAATGGTTGGGACTTCTACCAGATTGTTTTTATCTATGCTTTTGCACAGCTACCAAGAGGAATAGATCATCTATTCACTGATAATCTTTGGATTTTAGGTGGATGGGTAATACTTAGAGGGGAGCTTGACAAGTATCTTTTAAGACCAATAAACCCATTATTTCATTTCTTAGCTGAGAAGTTTCAGCTAGAAGCTTTGGGGGAATTGGTTATTGGTATAATTCTTATGGTTATAGCAGGTAATAAACTAAACTTACATTTGAATGCTTTAGATATTATTCTATTTATAATACTTGTTTTCGCAGGAGCTTTAATTTATACAGCTATTAAGCTTTTTGCCGCTTCGTTATCTTTTTGGATAAAGAATAGCCAGTCCTTACTTAACTTTATCTATAATGTAAGTGATTTTGCAAAATATCCTTTAAGTATATATTCACTATCAATTAAAATTATTTTAATATTGATAGTATCTTTTGCATTTACTGCATATTTTCCAGCAGCGTATTTTGTAAACAAAGAAAGCTTTGTCACAGGGGTTTTAGGAACAGTAGCTGCATCAATAATTTCTTTTACAATTGCATATTTCACTTGGATAAAGGGTATGAAAAACTATGAAGGTGCTGGCAACTAG
- a CDS encoding BlaI/MecI/CopY family transcriptional regulator, translated as MNKLVSKITDSELEVMRVLWKAGNELPIAEIRRVLEEMSNWDTSTIKTLLRRLCEKGVVSVNKREVFYYSPLVSETEYNEYVTQSLIDRLYYGSAKKLVASLLGSKKLRDSDIEELRTLFKVGNEDE; from the coding sequence ATGAATAAATTAGTTTCAAAGATAACAGATTCTGAACTTGAGGTTATGCGTGTATTATGGAAAGCTGGCAACGAACTTCCTATTGCTGAAATAAGAAGAGTTTTAGAAGAAATGAGTAATTGGGACACATCTACAATAAAAACTTTACTTCGAAGACTTTGTGAAAAAGGTGTAGTATCAGTTAATAAAAGAGAAGTATTTTACTATAGTCCATTAGTTAGCGAGACAGAGTACAATGAATACGTCACACAAAGTTTAATTGATAGGTTATATTATGGTAGTGCAAAAAAACTTGTGGCATCTCTATTAGGAAGCAAGAAATTAAGGGATTCTGACATAGAGGAGTTACGTACTTTATTTAAGGTAGGTAATGAAGATGAGTGA
- a CDS encoding M56 family metallopeptidase, with amino-acid sequence MSDWIKLLLSMSLSGSILAIVIFAIKPFTKHKISKSIQYYIWLVVLLRLIVPFSFEGSIMNNVFYGEQTIESAISENSSLPVKVQNEINPSIITTDQDSQVNTEYKETYNDENNYGRQFLSVFNEVALYIWILGTVISIIVTLKGYFWFNKVLRYANKPATDEENKILLEVSCGKSNIRLARNKFIKTPMALGIFRPCIIIPDDDFDENQIRNILLHEVSHLNRFDITIKWLTMIVTSIHWFNPLMYFIKKEINKACELACDENVIKGLNSQEKQAYGDTLIAVVAESKYPLSILQATMCEEKRSLKERLVAIMNYSKKSKVTKFFSVVLLLSFISASICLGVGVGSNKYSIKNLFVSTKVVEFKDVNKGEYDLEEISKYKTPYVGDFSKVFAIVNQLIIPDNAYTQRYISLETEKTPYGITIFYQTKEEKPDFSPSMLSNPNSDFNCNLRKNALILFSMIGNVDTITFSFCDSPYSGELDKSKYNCETIFSRQQVLKDYYNFDSIKEDIGLLKEALENTKKNYTLSKLES; translated from the coding sequence ATGAGTGACTGGATTAAATTATTATTATCAATGTCTTTATCAGGTAGCATCCTTGCAATAGTAATATTTGCTATCAAACCTTTTACAAAACATAAGATTTCAAAGTCTATACAATATTATATATGGCTTGTGGTTTTGCTAAGATTAATAGTTCCATTCTCCTTTGAAGGAAGTATTATGAATAATGTATTTTATGGAGAACAAACGATTGAATCAGCAATATCTGAAAATAGCAGTTTGCCAGTAAAAGTGCAAAATGAAATAAATCCATCTATAATCACTACGGATCAAGATTCTCAAGTTAATACTGAATATAAAGAAACATACAATGATGAGAATAATTATGGAAGACAATTTTTGAGTGTATTTAATGAGGTTGCTTTATATATTTGGATACTGGGAACTGTAATATCTATAATAGTAACTTTGAAAGGATATTTTTGGTTCAACAAAGTGTTAAGATATGCAAATAAGCCAGCTACTGATGAAGAAAATAAAATTTTGCTAGAGGTATCATGTGGTAAAAGCAACATAAGATTGGCACGTAATAAGTTTATAAAAACCCCAATGGCTTTAGGGATTTTTAGACCTTGTATCATAATTCCAGATGATGATTTTGATGAAAATCAAATTAGAAATATATTACTTCATGAGGTTTCACATTTAAATCGTTTTGATATAACAATAAAATGGTTGACAATGATAGTTACATCAATTCACTGGTTTAATCCACTTATGTATTTTATAAAGAAGGAAATTAATAAAGCCTGTGAGTTAGCTTGTGATGAGAATGTTATTAAAGGACTAAACTCACAAGAGAAACAAGCTTATGGAGATACATTAATTGCTGTAGTTGCAGAGAGTAAATATCCACTTAGTATATTACAAGCTACCATGTGTGAAGAAAAGAGGAGTTTGAAGGAAAGATTAGTGGCTATTATGAATTATAGTAAAAAGTCAAAAGTAACAAAATTCTTTTCAGTAGTTTTGCTATTGAGTTTCATATCAGCTTCAATATGTTTAGGTGTAGGAGTTGGAAGTAACAAATATAGTATAAAGAACTTATTTGTTAGTACAAAAGTAGTTGAATTTAAAGATGTTAATAAGGGAGAATATGATTTAGAAGAGATCTCCAAATATAAGACACCATATGTTGGAGATTTCAGTAAGGTTTTCGCTATAGTAAATCAGTTGATTATACCTGATAATGCTTATACTCAAAGATATATATCACTAGAAACAGAAAAGACTCCATATGGGATTACTATATTTTATCAAACAAAAGAAGAAAAGCCTGATTTTAGTCCATCCATGCTAAGTAATCCTAATAGTGATTTCAATTGTAATTTAAGAAAGAATGCTTTAATCTTATTTTCTATGATTGGTAATGTTGATACAATAACTTTTTCATTTTGTGATTCACCTTATTCTGGAGAATTAGATAAATCAAAATATAATTGTGAAACTATATTTTCTAGGCAACAGGTTTTAAAGGATTATTATAATTTTGATTCGATTAAAGAGGATATAGGTTTACTTAAGGAAGCTTTAGAAAATACAAAAAAGAATTATACATTAAGTAAGTTAGAATCTTAA